The following are encoded together in the Caldanaerobius fijiensis DSM 17918 genome:
- the tnpA gene encoding IS200/IS605 family transposase, producing the protein MKKNNLIHARTCVYNVNYHIVWSTKYRKEVLDDNLQEELKNLFLEIAGEKGFTIATMEIMPDHVHIFASAHPQIAPSYIVKMLKGISARKLFIRHPELQKQLWKGHLWNSSF; encoded by the coding sequence ATGAAGAAAAATAATCTTATTCATGCAAGAACTTGCGTATATAACGTCAATTACCACATAGTTTGGTCAACAAAATATAGAAAGGAGGTCCTGGACGATAATTTACAAGAAGAATTAAAAAACTTATTCCTTGAAATTGCCGGAGAAAAAGGCTTCACTATAGCAACTATGGAAATAATGCCAGATCATGTTCACATATTTGCATCAGCACATCCACAAATAGCACCATCGTATATTGTCAAAATGCTTAAAGGAATAAGTGCAAGAAAATTGTTTATAAGGCATCCTGAATTACAAAAACAGTTATGGAAAGGACACCTTTGGAACTCATCATTTT